In Ostrea edulis chromosome 10, xbOstEdul1.1, whole genome shotgun sequence, one genomic interval encodes:
- the LOC125651061 gene encoding uncharacterized protein LOC125651061 isoform X2 produces the protein METMEVKKKARAQNWTAEEEVLLIEEVKARAEILFGPLKGCGKSGKIKEIKDREWQMVADKLNSQFDNKMRGLEEAKKKYYNIKQRSKEKLDSVKKPKTGGGPPLPPLTPGEETFLNLSVGQPNVHGLNGGVDSDEQQITNSIQNENNTFW, from the exons ATGGAGACGATGGAAGTAAAAAAGAAAGCTAGGGCACAAAATTGGACCGCTGAGGAAGAAGTTCTGTTAATAGAGGAAGTGAAAGCGAGAGCAGAAATCCTCTTTGGACCTCTGAAGGGTTGTGGAAAGTCCGGAAAgattaaagaaataaaagacagaGAATGGCAAATGGTTGCTGACAAGTTAAATTC ACAATTCGACAACAAGATGAGAGGTCTGGAGGAAgcgaagaaaaaatattacaacATTAAACAGAGAA GCAAAGAAAAACTTGATTCAGTCAAAAAGCCCAAGACAGGAGGAGGTCCACCCCTCCCACCACTAACACCTGGGGAAGAGACTTTTCTGAACTTGTCAGTAGGCCAACCAAATGTCCATGGTTTAAATGGAGGTGTTGATTCTGatg AGCAGCAGATTACCAACTccattcaaaatgaaaacaatactTTCTGGTGA
- the LOC125651061 gene encoding uncharacterized protein LOC125651061 isoform X1, with product METMEVKKKARAQNWTAEEEVLLIEEVKARAEILFGPLKGCGKSGKIKEIKDREWQMVADKLNSQFDNKMRGLEEAKKKYYNIKQRSKEKLDSVKKPKTGGGPPLPPLTPGEETFLNLSVGQPNVHGLNGGVDSDGTYTCRITIQSQTFNLEVIQI from the exons ATGGAGACGATGGAAGTAAAAAAGAAAGCTAGGGCACAAAATTGGACCGCTGAGGAAGAAGTTCTGTTAATAGAGGAAGTGAAAGCGAGAGCAGAAATCCTCTTTGGACCTCTGAAGGGTTGTGGAAAGTCCGGAAAgattaaagaaataaaagacagaGAATGGCAAATGGTTGCTGACAAGTTAAATTC ACAATTCGACAACAAGATGAGAGGTCTGGAGGAAgcgaagaaaaaatattacaacATTAAACAGAGAA GCAAAGAAAAACTTGATTCAGTCAAAAAGCCCAAGACAGGAGGAGGTCCACCCCTCCCACCACTAACACCTGGGGAAGAGACTTTTCTGAACTTGTCAGTAGGCCAACCAAATGTCCATGGTTTAAATGGAGGTGTTGATTCTGatggtacatatacatgtagaatcaCTATTCAATCTCAGACTTTTAACCTTGAAGTtatccaaatttga
- the LOC130050709 gene encoding uncharacterized protein LOC130050709 has translation MTDYGSWNLTALRSELKKRNARVSGRKRELVERLDAYDRNYNFGGGERVEREYCMEVPSYEKYKDINKDTVITRIKEEAVCAYLGKMNREIDANVRYLYESKFLKYARLACEDGLFFVKAECKAQMKKTMSYAVDASFDVDGCVVECQCECAVGMGPVAACKHVCVILYALQKFCENGDLTTEETCTQNLQTFHQTKPYKGSPIKAKDLPLANNADVIYDPRPLQFRNMSGYHDTFRNVWLNHPSVNTLPISHLFSIANTTAMDSDHDYFQEKLSEMWLKNSNITNITSMDIEKFENQTRGQSINPLWQSERCKRIHSSNFGKICKCTEKTNMHNLANRLTKYTPQINVAPIIHGRCYESVAIKSFEEKCKVKTQKCGTFVSKSHPFLAASPDAVIDETSILEVKCPFTAKHERISNETVPFLKNVNASLELDMSHDYFYQIQGQLFCTNRTECTLVVYTFKDLKVIPVPRDEEFIENMIHKLESFLEKYFRSAVLNKFYHHI, from the exons ATGACAGATTACGGTTCCTGGAACCTTACCGCCTTGAGAAGCGAACTCAAGAAACGAAATGCGCGAGTATCGGGGCGAAAAAGAGAACTCGTTGAAAG ACTTGATGCATACGACAGAAACTATAACTTTGGTGGTGGTGAAAGAGTTGAAAGGGAGTACTGCATGGAAGTCCCGAGTTATGAGAAATATAAAGACATTAATAAAGATACTGTGATTACAAGAATTAAAGAAGAAGCTGTATGTGCATACTTGGGGAAAATGAACAGAGAAATTGATGCAAATGTTAGATACCTTTATGAAAGCAAATTTTTAAAGTATGCAAGATTGGCATGTGAAGATGGGCTATTCTTTGTGAAAGCTGAATGCAAGGCACAGATGAAGAAAACAATGTCGTATGCTGTCGATGCAAGTTTTGATGTTGATGGATGTGTTGTTGAATGTCAATGTGAGTGTGCAGTAGGAATGGGTCCAGTTGCAGCATGTAAGCATGTATGTGTTATTTTGTATGCTCTACAGAAATTCTGTGAGAATGGTGACTTGACTACTGAGGAAACTTGCACCcaaaatttgcaaacatttcaCCAAACAAAACCCTACAAGGGGAGTCCGATTAAAGCTAAAGACCTCCCTCTTGCAAATAATGCTGATGTCATTTATGACCCACGTCCACTTCAATTTAGGAACATGTCTGGATATCACGACACCTTTAGGAACGTTTGGTTGAATCACCCATCAGTAAATACATTAccaatttcacatttattttcaatcgcAAACACAACTGCAATGGATTCTGACCATGATTATTTTCAGGAGAAACTTTCTGAAATGTGGCTGAAAAATTCCAATATTACAAACATTACTAGTATGGatattgaaaaatttgaaaatcaaactCGTGGCCAAAGCATCAATCCTCTATGGCAGTCAGAAAGGTGCAAGAGAATTCACTCCTCAAATTTTGGAAAAATCTGCAAATGTACAGAAAAAACTAATATGCATAATCTTGCCAATCGTTTAACTAAATATACCCCACAAATCAATGTTGCACCCATAATCCATGGTAGATGTTACGAGTCAGTAGCCATAAAAAGCTTTGAAGAAAAATGCAAAGTAAAAACTCAAAAATGTGGCACATTTGTATCCAAATCCCACCCATTTCTTGCAGCATCTCCAGATGCTGTAATTGATGAAACCTCCATTTTAGAGGTAAAATGCCCATTCACTGCAAAACATGAACGTATTTCTAATGAAACTGTTCCTTTTTTGAAGAATGTAAATGCTTCCTTAGAACTTGATATGTCACATGATTACTTCTATCAAATACAAGGGCAGTTATTCTGTACAAACAGAACTGAATGCACTTTAGTAGTGTACACATTCAAAGACCTCAAAGTTATACCAGTGCCAAGAGATGaggaatttattgaaaacatgaTTCACAAATTAGAATCatttttggaaaaatatttcagaagtGCAGTGTTGAACAAATTTTATCATCACATCTAA